The Bacillus sp. NEB1478 genome contains the following window.
CCCGCCACTGCCAATACTACCTAGGAATCGGTCGACAGATCCGGGATGAGGCGGCATTGCAGTCATCCCGGGCATTCTATTCATGCCGTACATGTGCGGATTGACTTGAAAGGGCTGCATAGGATGTTGCGGCTGAGTTGGATATCTGTAATAAGGCTGCATAATTCCTCCTCCTTTCCATAATAATACGCTCATATACAGAATATGAAATTCTGTCAAACTTGTGTGATATTTATCCCGGTTTTCATTGTTTTATCTAAGGAACATTGGCGGAAAAGCAAAAGTTAATCTATAATACTAAAAGTGAACAGAATTTGATCTTAAAGAAAAGGTGAACTTATGAAAACTCCGTTCGAACGGTTAAAAATAAATGAATCATTGCAAGATGCTCTAATGAAAATAGGATTTAAAAAACCAACAGATATTCAGGAACGTGTAATTCCTGGAATTATTAATGGACAGGATATGATCGGGCAATCTCAAACTGGTTCAGGAAAGACGTTTGCTTTCTTACTTCCTCTTATGCATAGAATTGATAACAACAAAGATGAAGTACAAGCAGTGATCACAGCTCCAACTAGAGAATTGGCTCAACAAATCTATAATGAGTTTTTGAAGATTTCAGAACAGATGCCTGAAGAAGCACAAATCCGTGCTAAAGCAATCGTAGGCGGTACGGATAGAAAGAGAATGGCTGAAAAACTTAAATCAGTACCTCAGCTTGTTATTGGTACTCCTGGACGGATTAATGATCTTGTAAAAGCACAAGAACTAGTTGTTTACACTGCTAATATGCTTGTTGTTGATGAAGCAGATCAAATGCTCGATATGGGCTTTATTGAAGATGTAGACCATATTGCATCCAGAATGGCGAACGAACTGCAAATGATGGTATTTTCAGCAACTGTTCCTGAAAAGCTGCAGCCTTTCTTGAAAAAATATATGAAGAATCCTAAACATGTTCATGTTGAGCCCCAACATGTTACAGCTAAAGATATTAAGCATGTTCTACTTGAAACGAAGCACAAAGATAAATTAACGATGCTGATTAAAACAGCAAAAGATTTTAATCCGTTTTTTGCTATCATTTTTGCGAATACGAAAAAAACAGTCGATGAAATCGCTGACGCTATGGCTGGTGAAGGGCTGAGCGTAGAACGTTTGCATGGAGATATTCCGCCTCGAACAAGAAAAAACATTATGAAACGTGTTCAAAAAGCAGAATTTCAATTTCTAGTTGCTACTGATCTTGCAGCTAGAGGTATCGACATAAAAGGTGTTAGCCATATTATTAATTACGAATTCCCGAAAGACCTCGACTTCTATATCCATCGTGCAGGAAGAACAGGCCGGGCTGGAATGTCGGGAATATGCGCATCTTTATTTGAACCAACAGACCAGCATGCTGTTCAAAAGCTAAAAGAAAAAAAGATTAGCTTTCAGTTTGAACAATATAAAAACGGTGAGTGGGTTGCTGTTAAGCAGAGAGAAAAGACAAGTACCAAACCACAAGACAGTGTTTATGTTCCTAAGCCAAGAAAGGTGAAACCGGGATATAAAAAGAAAATTGACGAACAAAAGAAAAAATTAATGAAGAAGAGTAGAAGAAATCAGAAATAAAGTTTCACTGGGGAGAGGGATAAGTATGGTTAAAATTGGTTCACATGTTTCAATGAGCGGCAAAAAAATGCTTTTGGCTGCGAGTGAAGAAGCTGTTTCATATGGTGCGAATACTTTTATGATCTATACAGGTGCACCTCAAAACACTAGACGTAAGAAAATAGAGGACCTGAATATTGAAGCGGGCACTAAGCATATGCTCGAAAACGGTATAACCGATATCATTGTTCATGCTCCTTATATTATTAATATTGGTAATGCCGTTAAGCCTGAGACTTTTCAGCTGGGTGTAGATTTTTTAAGAAGTGAAATTGAACGTACTGGTGCTTTAGGGGCTAAGCAAATTGTTCTTCATCCTGGTGCACATGTTGGCGAAGGCAGTGAAGCAGGAATTAAAAAAATTATTGAAGGTTTAAATGAAGTTCTTACGAAAGAACAAGACGTTCAAATTGCATTGGAAACTATGGCAGGTAAAGGTTCGGAGTGCGGGAGATCTTTCGAAGAATTAGCACAGATCATCGAGGGTGTAACTCTTAATGAAAAACTGTCTGTATGTTTTGATACTTGTCATACTCATGATGCAGGGTATGATATTGTTAACGATTTTGATGGGGTATTAAATCAATTCGATAAAACGATCGGTATTGACAGAATCAAGGTTTTTCATATTAATGACAGTAAAAATATTTGCGGAGCATCAAAAGATAGACATGAAAATATTGGTTTTGGCCATATCGGTTTTGACGCTTTAAATTATATTGTTCATCATAAGCAGTTCAAAGACATACCCAAAATTTTAGAAACTCCTTATGTTGGAACGGACAAGAATAATAAAAAAGCTCCATATCAATTAGAAATTGAAATGATTAAACGAAAAGAATTTGATGCAGAACTTCAAAACAAATTGTTGTCTTAATTAAAGATCAATGTATAATCGACGGTTAGTTTCACGCATAAAAACCCACAATTTCTATTAAAAAAACCGCACTCTTGTGCGGTTTTTTTAATAGAACCTATCTGTCAATATACGTTTGGATTAAGTATTGAATATAATTCGCTTTTTCAGGACTAACTTCTTTTGCGATTGTTGCGATTATTTGTTTGCGCTGAGTTTGATTGTTAATGTCAATTGTCTGCCTTCGTAGGATAGCTACAATCTGTTCTGCTTCTCTTTGAGTAATCGGAAGCTGGTATTGTGCAGCAAGTGAAATCAATTCCTTCGGGCTTATTGAATTCAATTTTTGATTTACGAAATGGGCGATAATTGGATTCATAGGAAAAATCCCCTCCTGACTTTTTCATTCTATGAGTCAAGAGAAGAGAAAGTGCTAAAAAAATAAAGACTTTGGAATAATCCAAAGTCTTTTAATTCTTTTTATACAATTGTATGAAGTACAAAGTTCATAAAAAACAAGAAAGCTATTACATACATCGTAACTGGGACTTGTTTCTTTTGTCCTGTTACCCACTTTATCAATGGATAAGCAATAAACCCGAACGCAAGTCCATCAACAATACTGTATGTTAACGGTATTAATGCGATTATGAGAAATGATGGAAACATTTCAGTAAAATCAGCTAAAGGAATGTGCTGAATTTGCTGAACCATCAATCCGCCGATGATTATTAATACAGGCGCGATGGCTCCATCAGGAATATAAGCAATATACGGTGCTGCAAACAGCGTTCCAAGGAATAAAATAGCAACGGTGATACTCGTGATACCTGTTCTTCCGCCTTCAGTTATTCCCGATGCACTCTCGACCGTCGAGATTGTTGGACTTGTTCCAAATAATCCAGATACGATTGATGATGCAGCATTTGCTTGAAATGCTTTTGGAAATTTTTCTTGATCGGGAAGCAAACCATACAATAAACCCATATTTTCAAAGGTAATAATCATTGTAAGTGAAAAAGTTGCAATCCAGAATGAAAGTTCAGTAATTCCTGATAAATCGAAAGCAAACAGAAGCTCACCAAAAGGTTTTAATGAAAACCCGTCAGACATTCCTGTTACTTGCTGTTTGTGACCCATCAAGAATCCAACAATTGTTGTTACAGCAATACCAATAAGAAAACTGCCCTTAACATTTCTTGCAAACAAAGTCAGTGTCAAAACAAGCCCGACAATTGTTAAAATTGCATCTGGATTATTGAGATGCCCTAACTTAACAAAGGTCGCAGAACTTGCTTCAATAATACCGCCTTTCTGAAGTCCGATAAATGTTAAAAACAATCCGATACCGACAGTAATACTATGCTTCAAAGACTGAGGTATGCTTCTTGATAGTATATCTTTCAGCGGTGTTGAAGCAGTGATCATAAATAATATTCCTGAAATGACTACTGCAGCAAGAGCTTCCTGCCAGCTTAAATTCATTCCTTGAACAATCGTATAGGTAAAAAATGCATTAACTCCCATACCTGGTGTTAAAATGATAGGAGCATTTGCATAAAGTCCCATTATTAAACATCCAACAACAGAAGTTAAAATCGTTGCAATTACAACACCTTCATACGGCATGCCAGCATCTGCTAATATTAATGGATTAACGATAATAATATAAGCGATTGTAAAGAACGATGT
Protein-coding sequences here:
- a CDS encoding DEAD/DEAH box helicase — translated: MKTPFERLKINESLQDALMKIGFKKPTDIQERVIPGIINGQDMIGQSQTGSGKTFAFLLPLMHRIDNNKDEVQAVITAPTRELAQQIYNEFLKISEQMPEEAQIRAKAIVGGTDRKRMAEKLKSVPQLVIGTPGRINDLVKAQELVVYTANMLVVDEADQMLDMGFIEDVDHIASRMANELQMMVFSATVPEKLQPFLKKYMKNPKHVHVEPQHVTAKDIKHVLLETKHKDKLTMLIKTAKDFNPFFAIIFANTKKTVDEIADAMAGEGLSVERLHGDIPPRTRKNIMKRVQKAEFQFLVATDLAARGIDIKGVSHIINYEFPKDLDFYIHRAGRTGRAGMSGICASLFEPTDQHAVQKLKEKKISFQFEQYKNGEWVAVKQREKTSTKPQDSVYVPKPRKVKPGYKKKIDEQKKKLMKKSRRNQK
- a CDS encoding deoxyribonuclease IV, yielding MVKIGSHVSMSGKKMLLAASEEAVSYGANTFMIYTGAPQNTRRKKIEDLNIEAGTKHMLENGITDIIVHAPYIINIGNAVKPETFQLGVDFLRSEIERTGALGAKQIVLHPGAHVGEGSEAGIKKIIEGLNEVLTKEQDVQIALETMAGKGSECGRSFEELAQIIEGVTLNEKLSVCFDTCHTHDAGYDIVNDFDGVLNQFDKTIGIDRIKVFHINDSKNICGASKDRHENIGFGHIGFDALNYIVHHKQFKDIPKILETPYVGTDKNNKKAPYQLEIEMIKRKEFDAELQNKLLS
- a CDS encoding DUF2624 family protein translates to MNPIIAHFVNQKLNSISPKELISLAAQYQLPITQREAEQIVAILRRQTIDINNQTQRKQIIATIAKEVSPEKANYIQYLIQTYIDR
- a CDS encoding NCS2 family permease; protein product: MKQNFVSIKKEVLAGLTSFFTIAYIIIVNPLILADAGMPYEGVVIATILTSVVGCLIMGLYANAPIILTPGMGVNAFFTYTIVQGMNLSWQEALAAVVISGILFMITASTPLKDILSRSIPQSLKHSITVGIGLFLTFIGLQKGGIIEASSATFVKLGHLNNPDAILTIVGLVLTLTLFARNVKGSFLIGIAVTTIVGFLMGHKQQVTGMSDGFSLKPFGELLFAFDLSGITELSFWIATFSLTMIITFENMGLLYGLLPDQEKFPKAFQANAASSIVSGLFGTSPTISTVESASGITEGGRTGITSITVAILFLGTLFAAPYIAYIPDGAIAPVLIIIGGLMVQQIQHIPLADFTEMFPSFLIIALIPLTYSIVDGLAFGFIAYPLIKWVTGQKKQVPVTMYVIAFLFFMNFVLHTIV